A stretch of the Conger conger chromosome 3, fConCon1.1, whole genome shotgun sequence genome encodes the following:
- the LOC133125150 gene encoding protocadherin gamma-A2-like has product MKWQVRFFVASVFCLGTVFSHIRYSVSEEMSKGSFVGNIAQDLGLDIARLASGRARIYAADNSEYVELIRDKGVLVVRERMDREALCEQTSPCSIHFQIVLDEPIEFHGVTVEILDINDNAPIFPKNEIRLEIIESAFSGTRFVLGGAVDADVGVNTLQSYTLKPTDNFVLKVQSQPDGSMHVEMVLQTQLDRETSEEMFLLLTAVDGGDPQMTGTAKIHVTVLDSNDNPPIFTQAVYKASIAENSLKGSLVTTVSATDADEGSNAQVIYSFSDSVDGVDEIFIMNEFTGEVTLIGHIDYEKSKNYQLNIQARDGGGLTDTAKIIIEIVDVNDNIPAIAVMSSSKSVPENVLPATVVAVINVHDADSGNNGQVNCQIRDDIPFRLTSSSSHYYSLLTDTALDRETTPEYNITVTAVDSGVPSLSSNLTLILKVSDINDNFPIFESSAYQAFIVENNTPGLSILSVRAKDADWNQNARISYILEDATVNGVSVSSYVSVNSDSGVIHAVRSFDYEQIKDFQFRVKAQDGGSPPLSNNATVKIFIQDQNDNAPQILYPVQTGASHVAEMVPRSADVGYLVTKVVAVDVDSGQNAWLSYKLLKATDKALFEVGLQNGEIRTLRLVTDKDVVKQRLAVVVEDNGQPSRSATVNVNVAVADSFPEVLSEFTDFTQGKDYNDSLTFYLVLALAVVSFLFIVSIIAMVTVKCYRWRRERLFYKSNGNLPVIPYYPPLYADVGGTGTLQRAYNYEVCRTTDSRKSDMKYIRPCSQSIISLDACGTQTLQHAPEKGIDESENQVRFFH; this is encoded by the coding sequence ATGAAATGGCAAGTACGGTTCTTCGTTGCGAGTGTATTCTGCCTGGGCACTGTTTTCAGCCATATTCGATATTCGGTATCGGAGGAGATGTCGAAGGGCTCGTTCGTTGGAAATATTGCTCAGGATTTGGGATTAGACATTGCGAGGTTGGCGAGTGGAAGAGCTCGCATATATGCTGCAGACAACAGTGAGTACGTCGAGCTGATTCGTGACAAGGGTGTTTTGGTAGTGAGAGAAAGAATGGACAGGGAAGCATTGTGTGAGCAGACCTCGCCGTGCTCGATCCATTTTCAGATTGTCCTGGACGAGCCCATTGAATTTCATGGCGTTACGGTTGAAATTTTAGATATAAACGACAACGCTCCTATCTTTCCGAAAAATGAGATCAGGTTGGAGATTATCGAATCCGCTTTTTCAGGCACAAGGTTTGTACTGGGTGGCGCAGTGGATGCTGATGTGGGTGTTAATACGCTACAGAGCTACACTCTGAAGCCCACCGACAATTTCGTGCTCAAGGTTCAATCACAGCCAGACGGCAGCATGCATGTAGAGATGGTACTGCAGACACAGCTGGACAGGGAAACGTCGGAGGAAATGTTCTTATTGTTAACTGCGGTAGACGGCGGGGATCCCCAGATGACTGGGACCGCTAAGATTCATGTAACTGTCCTTGACAGTAATGACAATCCGCCTATTTTTACGCAGGCGGTTTACAAAGCCTCTATAGCAGAGAATAGTCTAAAAGGTTCGCTCGTAACCACAGTCAGCGCCACCGATGCTGATGAAGGATCGAACGCCcaggttatttattcattttctgacaGTGTTGACGGCGTGGACGAAATATTTATTATGAACGAATTCACAGGAGAAGTTACGTTAATCGGACACATTGACTACGAGAAATCCAAAAACTACCAACTAAATATCCAAGCCAGAGATGGGGGTGGCCTTACGGATACTGCTAAAATTATAATCGAAATAGTTGATGTTAATGATAACATACCAGCAATAGCTGTAATGTCATCCTCGAAATCTGTGCCGGAGAACGTCTTGCCTGCAACTGTTGTGGCTGTCATTAATGTTCATGATGCGGATTCGGGGAACAATGGCCAGGTCAACTGCCAAATAAGAGACGATATTCCATTTAGACTTACATCATCATCTAGTCACTATTATAGCCTGCTGACGGACACTGCATTAGATCGGGAAACAACGCCAGAATATAATATAACAGTAACCGCTGTAGATAGCGGCGTACCCTCACTTTCCAGTAATTTGACTTTGATTTTAAAAGTATCTGATATTAATGACAACTTTCCCATATTCGAAAGTAGCGCGTATCAGGCATTTATTGTAGAAAACAATACCCCCGGCCTCTCCATTTTATCAGTGAGAGCTAAAGACGCTGACTGGAACCAGAATGCTCGTATCTCTTATATATTAGAAGACGCGACGGTTAATGGCGTGTCCGTCTCCTCATATGTGTCTGTGAACTCTGACAGTGGAGTCATCCACGCGGTGCGCTCTTTTGACTACGAGCAGATTAAGGATTTCCAGTTCCGCGTAAAAGCGCAAGATGGAGGCTCTCCTCCACTGAGCAATAATGCGACGGTGAAGATTTTTATCCAAGACCAGAACGACAACGCGCCTCAGATTCTCTACCCAGTACAGACTGGTGcctctcatgtggctgaaatgGTTCCTCGTTCGGCTGATGTTGGATATCTCGTCACCAAAGTGGTCGCTGTTGATGTGGACTCTGGACAGAATGCCTGGCTCTCATATAAACTGCTGAAAGCGACAGACAAGGCTCTGTTTGAAGTGGGCTTACAAAATGGAGAAATTAGAACTTTACGTCTGGTCACTGATAAAGATGTTGTGAAACAAAGATTAGCTGTTGTAGTGGAGGATAACGGGCAGCCATCTCGCTCAGCTACGGTTAATGTGAACGTGGCGGTGGCCGACAGCTTCCCGGAAGTACTTTCAGAATTCACTGACTTTACGCAGGGCAAGGATTACAATGACAGCCTTACGTTTTATTTAGTCTTGGCTCTTGCTGTGGTTTCATTCCTATTCATCGTCTCAATCATTGCCATGGTGACAGTGAAGTGCTATAGATGGAGACGCGAACGATTATTTTATAAATCCAACGGAAATCTCCCAGTTATCCCCTATTATCCACCGCTTTACGCAGACGTGGGAGGAACCGGAACTCTTCAGCGTGCTTATAATTACGAGGTATGCAGAACTACTGACTCTAGAAAGAGTGATATGAAGTACATCAGACCTTGCAGTCAGAGCATCATTAGTCTGGACGCCTGTGGAACGCAAACACTACAGCACGCACCAGAGAAAGGGATTGATGAGTCAGAGAATCAGGTGAGATTTTTCCACTGA
- the LOC133125157 gene encoding protocadherin beta-16-like, protein MKYIRPCSQSIISLDACGTQTLQQASEKGIDETENQVSYSIPEEMPKGSLVGNIVQDLGLDLNRVKTGNARVYTGDSAEYIELNKERGVLHIKERIDRERLCGKTSPCALHFQIILENPMEFYPIKIYIQDQNDNAPQILYPVQTSVSVVSEIVPRSADIGYLVTKVVAIDVDSGQNAWLSYKLLKSTDRALFEVGSQNGEIRTLRQVTDKDAVKQRLTVVVEDNGQPSRSATVNVNVAVADSFPEVLSEFTDFTHDKNYNDNLTFYLVLALAVVSFLFVSSLVVLISVKVYRWRQSRIFYQSNLPVIPYYPPRYADGDTGTLQHVYNYELYRTTDSRKSDIKYLRPISQSLVSVDASGAETMPHVHRERPLLETEDSSTEALEHLPCYCCAQDTEKG, encoded by the exons GTTAGCTATTCCATACCCGAGGAAATGCCTAAAGGTTCACTGGTCGGTAATATAGTGCAGGATTTGGGGTTGGATTTAAATAGAGTAAAAACTGGCAATGCTCGTGTCTATACTGGAGACAGCGCTGAATACATTGAGCTGAATAAAGAAAGGGGAGTCCTCCATATTAAAGAGAGAATAGATCGCGAACGATTGTGCGGAAAGACAAGCCCTTGTGCTTTACATTTCCAGATCATTCTGGAAAACCCCATGGAATTTTATC CAATTAAAATCTATATCCAAGACCAGAACGATAACGCGCCTCAAATTCTGTACCCAGTTCAGACTAGTGTCTCTGTGGTTTCAGAAATTGTGCCTCGCTCTGCAGATATTGGATATCTTGTAACTAAAGTTGTCGCCATTGATGTGGACTCCGGACAGAATGCCTGGCTCTCGTATAAACTACTGAAATCCACAGACAGAGCGCTGTTTGAAGTGGGCTCACAGAATGGAGAAATAAGAACTTTACGCCAGGTCACTGATAAAGATGCTGTGAAACAAAGACTCACCGTTGTAGTGGAGGACAACGGACAGCCCTCCCGCTCTGCTACAGTGAATGTCAATGTGGCGGTGGCTGACAGTTTCCCGGAAGTGCTTTCAGAATTCACGGATTTTACGCACGACAAGAATTACAATGACAACTTGACTTTTTATTTAGTATTAGCATTGGCAGTAGTTTCCTTCCTCTTCGTTTCATCATTGGTAGTTTTAATATCAGTGAAAGTCTACAGATGGAGACAATCCCGCATCTTCTATCAGTCCAATCTTCCAGTTATTCCTTACTATCCGCCCCGTTACGCAGACGGAGATACAGGGACTCTACAGCACGTGTACAATTATGAGTTGTACAGGACCACTGACTCCAGAAAGAGTGACATTAAGTACCTCAGACCCATCAGTCAAAGCCTCGTCAGTGTTGATGCAAGTGGCGCAGAGACCATGCCGCACGTGCACAGGGAGAGGCCACTGCTAGAAACCGAGGATTCTTCAACAGAG GCTCTGGAGCACCTCCCATGTTACTGCTGCGCACAAGACACAGAGAAAGGGTAG